A stretch of Salvelinus alpinus chromosome 4, SLU_Salpinus.1, whole genome shotgun sequence DNA encodes these proteins:
- the LOC139574390 gene encoding thiosulfate sulfurtransferase/rhodanese-like domain-containing protein 2, whose amino-acid sequence MTTDDVMACDELINIDVDTIASHGFKQEKPQLSATLRRYYSFCKRRTFGTFVASKIASCHEAESPTTVWNCCGQTFKEPPSIHKHVARTHDTDIQKLTKSTFEILLSQDEKEAASQQQSTEKEPVDIFSWIPDTSHITGDQLHNGPGEVLLLYCYCPLADPPLICAWQKALCEKLQLTGKVRVATEGINGTVGGTKVATDLYIKAMCSHPIFKIMEKEDFKTSDGGAECFSNLRVGVYKEIVPMGVDPDALSYRLAGAHLEPEEFHKEVEALLSKGDSCNDTILLDCRNFYESKIGQFSQCLAPNIRKFSYFPDYVDQNLDLFRDKKVLMYCTGGIRCERGSAYLRSKDVCKDVYQLKGGVHKYMEQFPEGFYRGKLFVFDERYAISSNSDIISECRYCGSPWDQYQLCSTHFCCQLVLSCSACRQGGHTACCPTCQTKGQGEEPSATPTQREECECTDGRPRIPQDAL is encoded by the exons ATGACAACCGATGATGTTATGGCTTGCGATGAGTTAATTAACATAGATGTTGACACCATTGCATCCCATGGTTTTAAACAAGAGAAACCCCAACTTTCTGCAACTTTACGAAGGTACTACTCATTCTGTAAGAGGAGG ACATTTGGTACATTCGTGGCATCCAAAATAGCTTCGTGTCATGAGGCAGAGTCTCCAACAACAGTTTGGAATTGCTGTGGCCAGACCTTTAAGGAACCTCCTTCTATCCACAAACATGTGGCAAGGACTCATGACACTGACATTCAAAAGCTTACCAAGTCCACATTTGAGATTTTACTGAGCCAGGATGAGAAAGAAGCCGCTTCACAACAACAATCAACAGAGAAAGAGCCAGTTGACATCTTCTCCTGGATACCTGACACCAGTCACATCACCGGTGACCAACTACACAA TGGCCCAGGTGAGGTTCTTCTGCTCTACTGCTACTGTCCGCTGGCAGATCCACCGCTCATCTGTGCTTGGCAGAAGGCCCTTTGTGAAAAACTCCAGTTAACTGGCAAG GTGAGGGTGGCAACAGAGGGGATAAATGGAACAGTTGGAGGCACAAAAGTGGCGACGGACTTGTACATCAAGGCAATGTGCTCCCATCCCATCTTCAAGATAATGGAAAAAGAAGACTTTAAG ACCAGTGATGGGGGTGCAGAGTGTTTCTCTAACCTTCGAGTTGGTGTCTACAAGGAAATAGTGCCAATGGGAGTGGACCCAGATGCCCTCTCCTACAGACTAGCAG GTGCTCACCTGGAACCTGAAGAATTCCACAAAGAAGTGGAGGCTCTTTTGTCTAAAGGTGACTCTTGCAATGATACAATACTGCTGGACTGCCGGAACTTCTATGAGAGTAAAATT GGGCAGTTCAGCCAATGTTTGGCCCCCAACATCCGAAAATTCAGTTACTTCCCCGATTACGTTGACCAGAACCTTGACCTCTTTCGAGACAAGAAGGTCCTGATGTACTGTACCGGCGGCATTCGCTGTGAACGCGGCTCAGCCTATCTCCGCTCAAAA GATGTGTGTAAGGATGTTTATCAGCTGAAAGGTGGCGTTCATAAGTACATGGAACAATTCCCTGAGGGCTTCTATCGTGGCAAACTGTTTGTGTTTGACGAGCGCTATGCCATCTCCTCCAACAGTGACATCATCTCTG AGTGCAGATACTGTGGCTCTCCGTGGGACCAGTACCAGCTGTGCTCCACCCACTTCTGCTGCCAGCTGGTCCTTTCCTGCTCTGCCTGCAGACAGGGGGGCCACACTGCCTGCTGCCCCACCTGCCAGACCAAGGGCCAGGGAGAAGAGCCCTCTGCcacacctacacagagagaggagtgcGAGTGCACAGATGGGCGGCCCAGGATCCCCCAGGATGCATTGTGA